The proteins below come from a single Parageobacillus toebii NBRC 107807 genomic window:
- a CDS encoding valine--tRNA ligase: protein MEQKDITMSTKYDHKAVEANRYQWWLDGKFFEATGDPDKKPFTIVIPPPNVTGKLHLGHAWDTTLQDIITRMKRMQGYDVLWLPGMDHAGIATQAKVEEKLRKQGLSRYDLGREKFLEETWKWKEEYASHIRQQWAKLGLGLDYTRERFTLDEGLSKAVREVFVSLYRKGLIYRGEYIINWDPVTKTALSDIEVIYKEVKGALYHMRYPLADGSGYIEVATTRPETMLGDTAVAVHPDDERYKHLIGKTVILPIVGREIPIIADEYVDMEFGSGAVKITPAHDPNDFEIGNRHNLPRILVMNEDGTMNENAMQYQGLDRFECRKQIVKDLQEQGVLFKIEEHVHSVGHSERSGAVVEPYLSTQWFVKMKPLAEAAIQLQKTEGKVHFVPERFEKTYLHWLENIRDWCISRQLWWGHRIPAWYHKETGEIYVDHEPPADIENWEQDPDVLDTWFSSALWPFSTMGWPDTEAPDYKRYYPTDVLVTGYDIIFFWVSRMIFQGLEFTGKRPFKDVLIHGLVRDAQGRKMSKSLGNGVDPMDVIDQYGADSLRFFLATGSSPGQDLRFSTEKVEATWNFANKIWNASRFALMNMGGMTYDQLDLSGEKTVADHWILTRLNETIETVTKLAEKYEFGEVGRVLYNFIWDDLCDWYIEMAKLPLYGDDEAAKKTTRSVLAYVLDNTMRLLHPFMPFITEEIWQHLPHEGESITVAKWPEVRPELSNHEAAEEMRLLVDIIRAVRNIRAEVNTPLSKPIKLHIKAKDEHIQATLEKNRVYLERFCNPSELLIATDIPAAEKAMTAVVTGAELILPLEGLINIEEEIKRLEKELEKLNKEVERVQKKLSNEGFLTKAPAHVVEEERKKEKDYLEKREAVRARLAELKK, encoded by the coding sequence ATGGAACAAAAAGATATTACAATGTCTACGAAATACGACCATAAAGCCGTAGAAGCCAATCGATATCAATGGTGGCTTGACGGAAAATTTTTTGAAGCGACGGGCGATCCTGATAAAAAGCCGTTTACGATTGTCATCCCGCCGCCAAACGTAACAGGGAAACTCCATTTAGGACATGCGTGGGATACGACGCTGCAGGATATTATTACACGCATGAAGCGGATGCAAGGCTATGACGTTCTATGGCTTCCGGGAATGGACCATGCCGGAATCGCCACACAGGCAAAAGTAGAAGAAAAGCTTCGCAAGCAAGGACTTTCCCGCTATGATTTAGGACGGGAAAAGTTTCTTGAGGAAACGTGGAAATGGAAAGAAGAATACGCGAGCCACATTCGCCAGCAATGGGCAAAATTAGGGCTTGGCCTCGATTATACGCGTGAGCGCTTTACGTTAGATGAAGGTTTATCGAAAGCGGTGCGCGAAGTGTTCGTATCGCTTTACCGAAAAGGGCTTATTTATCGAGGCGAATACATTATTAACTGGGATCCGGTAACAAAAACGGCGTTATCGGATATTGAAGTGATTTATAAAGAAGTAAAAGGCGCGCTTTATCATATGCGCTATCCGCTTGCCGACGGCTCCGGGTATATCGAAGTGGCAACGACCCGTCCGGAAACGATGCTCGGCGATACGGCGGTTGCCGTTCACCCAGATGACGAGCGCTATAAACATCTCATTGGCAAAACGGTTATTTTGCCGATTGTCGGCCGCGAAATTCCGATTATCGCCGATGAGTATGTCGATATGGAATTCGGATCGGGTGCGGTGAAAATTACACCGGCACATGACCCGAATGACTTTGAAATCGGAAACCGCCACAACTTGCCGCGCATCCTCGTTATGAACGAAGACGGCACGATGAATGAAAACGCGATGCAATATCAAGGGTTGGACCGTTTCGAATGCCGCAAGCAAATCGTTAAAGATTTGCAAGAACAAGGAGTGCTATTTAAAATCGAAGAACATGTGCATTCAGTTGGGCATAGCGAACGCAGCGGAGCGGTTGTCGAGCCGTATTTGTCGACACAATGGTTCGTCAAAATGAAACCGCTCGCGGAAGCGGCCATTCAGCTGCAAAAAACGGAAGGAAAAGTGCATTTCGTTCCGGAACGCTTCGAAAAAACGTATTTGCATTGGTTGGAAAACATTCGCGACTGGTGTATTTCCCGTCAATTATGGTGGGGGCATCGCATTCCGGCTTGGTACCATAAAGAAACAGGAGAAATTTATGTCGATCATGAACCTCCGGCTGATATCGAAAACTGGGAGCAAGACCCTGATGTGCTGGATACGTGGTTCAGCTCTGCCCTATGGCCGTTTTCAACGATGGGCTGGCCGGATACAGAGGCACCGGATTACAAACGCTATTATCCAACCGATGTGCTTGTCACTGGATATGACATCATTTTCTTCTGGGTATCGCGCATGATTTTCCAAGGTCTTGAATTTACTGGGAAAAGACCGTTTAAAGATGTATTAATCCATGGTCTTGTCCGTGACGCGCAAGGAAGAAAAATGAGCAAATCGCTCGGCAATGGGGTTGACCCGATGGATGTCATCGATCAATACGGCGCCGATTCGCTTCGCTTCTTCTTGGCTACTGGAAGCTCGCCTGGGCAAGATTTGCGCTTTAGTACGGAAAAAGTCGAAGCGACATGGAATTTTGCCAATAAAATTTGGAATGCATCCCGCTTCGCGCTGATGAACATGGGCGGAATGACGTACGACCAGCTTGATTTAAGCGGAGAAAAAACAGTGGCGGACCATTGGATTTTAACGCGTTTAAACGAAACGATTGAAACGGTGACAAAACTTGCCGAAAAATATGAATTCGGTGAGGTCGGCCGCGTGTTGTATAACTTCATTTGGGATGATTTATGCGATTGGTATATTGAAATGGCGAAGCTTCCGCTTTATGGGGATGATGAAGCAGCGAAGAAAACGACTCGTTCTGTATTGGCATATGTGCTTGACAATACAATGCGCCTGCTTCATCCGTTCATGCCGTTCATTACCGAGGAAATTTGGCAGCACCTTCCACATGAAGGAGAGTCAATTACGGTAGCGAAATGGCCGGAAGTTCGTCCAGAGCTTTCCAACCACGAAGCGGCGGAAGAAATGCGTTTGCTTGTGGACATTATCCGCGCGGTTCGCAACATTCGCGCCGAAGTGAACACACCGTTAAGCAAACCAATCAAGCTGCACATTAAAGCAAAAGACGAGCATATTCAAGCGACATTGGAAAAGAACCGCGTGTATTTAGAACGGTTCTGCAATCCGAGCGAACTGTTGATTGCAACTGACATCCCAGCTGCGGAAAAAGCGATGACAGCGGTCGTTACTGGTGCGGAATTAATCTTGCCGCTTGAAGGGCTTATTAACATCGAAGAAGAAATCAAACGGCTCGAAAAAGAACTTGAAAAACTCAACAAAGAAGTC
- the ysxE gene encoding spore coat protein YsxE encodes MYTPILQQYGLKPFRVDDYGKVKKIHTNAGLFALKEITNAREMAAIQQSYIFYGKQSVPLYLSKQGFPFVSYGRHYYLMPWISSDERKEKREHVRSFFRDLAYLHQKSLKQIDINEEEIRNYYENKKREWERQRAFLQSYVEKCENAWYMSPFQLQCCTYFHETMQAYWFAETELEKWYEKMKETKKWRIAWIHGKARLSHYIEMENDNRYFFSWERASWNSPLFDVIIALRYHMRTFPPIGDEWVEGMEEYGKTLPMLEEEWSFLFSHLAQPYFLYRCIYEYEMKRQNRKSEREYVSELQRRYFTMKNMEYVVMRLVQRKEAEEAKSTPDETPPQ; translated from the coding sequence ATGTATACGCCCATTTTACAGCAATACGGGTTAAAGCCGTTTCGCGTCGATGATTACGGGAAAGTAAAAAAAATCCATACGAACGCTGGTCTATTTGCTTTAAAAGAAATAACGAACGCCAGGGAAATGGCAGCCATTCAACAATCGTATATTTTTTATGGAAAACAATCTGTTCCTCTTTACTTGTCAAAACAAGGTTTTCCGTTTGTATCGTATGGTCGGCATTATTATTTAATGCCATGGATTTCATCCGATGAGAGAAAAGAAAAACGAGAACATGTCCGCTCTTTTTTTCGCGACCTCGCTTATTTACATCAAAAGTCACTCAAACAAATAGATATTAACGAAGAAGAGATAAGAAATTACTATGAGAATAAAAAAAGAGAATGGGAAAGGCAGCGCGCCTTTTTGCAATCATATGTGGAAAAGTGCGAAAATGCATGGTATATGTCTCCGTTTCAGCTGCAATGCTGCACGTATTTTCATGAAACAATGCAAGCGTATTGGTTTGCGGAAACGGAGCTAGAGAAATGGTATGAAAAAATGAAAGAAACAAAAAAATGGAGAATTGCCTGGATTCACGGAAAGGCACGGCTTTCACATTATATAGAGATGGAAAATGACAATCGTTATTTTTTTAGTTGGGAACGCGCCAGTTGGAACTCTCCGCTTTTCGATGTAATCATTGCGCTTCGTTATCATATGCGCACATTTCCGCCGATCGGTGATGAATGGGTGGAAGGAATGGAAGAATACGGAAAAACGTTACCGATGTTAGAAGAGGAATGGTCCTTTCTTTTCAGCCATCTTGCGCAGCCGTATTTTTTATATCGCTGCATTTATGAGTATGAGATGAAGCGGCAAAACAGAAAAAGTGAACGAGAATATGTTTCCGAACTGCAGCGCCGTTACTTTACAATGAAAAATATGGAGTATGTCGTCATGCGCCTTGTCCAGCGAAAAGAAGCAGAAGAAGCTAAATCCACTCCAGATGAAACGCCACCGCAATAA
- the spoVID gene encoding stage VI sporulation protein D → MEQSYLRFSLEESIWFRKGQEVAEFLSISLDPIVSVDEYEQYITIRGALELSGEYRMAEGEESSADPFDFASHRFVQHISTREDGISELSHRFPIDITIPKNRIQHLEDVYVTVESFDYDLDENGRLLVTADISISGISEAPLDEPYEPSLVEEEDEDLLFEPFEVVARKEVYEEEQRKQQSEEETSSIFNHALQEQNEDEAQEMTAIHREETKQEEETAVPLNNNEQLEETVERLEKTKEKAAQLEKPEEKEEKSAQLEKLEETAAQLEKPEETAAQLEEKEAVKAEEENVAPQQEAKVSIGSMKEKDADEMKEEIDENEKQKVKSENALYLTKLFAKNQEEEFTKVKICIVQQGDSLDKIAERYDITVQQLLRVNQLESPEEIHEGQLLYIPALAGSRSS, encoded by the coding sequence TTGGAGCAATCGTATTTGCGGTTTTCCCTTGAGGAATCGATCTGGTTTAGAAAAGGACAGGAAGTCGCCGAATTTCTCTCTATTTCGCTGGACCCGATTGTTTCGGTTGATGAATATGAACAGTATATTACGATTCGCGGAGCGTTAGAATTAAGCGGAGAATATCGGATGGCGGAAGGGGAAGAAAGCAGCGCGGATCCTTTTGATTTTGCAAGCCATCGATTCGTTCAGCATATTTCTACGCGCGAAGACGGCATTAGTGAATTATCGCATCGTTTCCCAATCGATATTACGATTCCGAAAAACCGCATTCAACATTTAGAAGATGTGTATGTGACGGTAGAATCGTTCGATTATGATTTAGATGAAAATGGAAGATTGCTAGTGACAGCGGATATTTCGATCAGTGGAATTAGCGAAGCGCCGCTAGATGAACCTTATGAACCTTCGTTAGTAGAGGAAGAAGACGAAGATCTGTTGTTTGAACCGTTTGAAGTTGTCGCGCGCAAAGAAGTATACGAGGAAGAACAAAGAAAGCAACAATCGGAAGAAGAGACATCTTCTATTTTCAACCATGCACTGCAGGAACAAAATGAAGACGAAGCACAAGAAATGACGGCTATCCATCGCGAAGAAACAAAACAGGAAGAAGAAACAGCCGTGCCGCTAAATAACAATGAACAGCTAGAAGAAACAGTCGAGCGGCTAGAAAAAACGAAAGAAAAAGCTGCACAGCTAGAAAAACCAGAAGAAAAAGAAGAAAAATCCGCACAGCTAGAAAAACTAGAAGAAACAGCCGCGCAACTGGAAAAACCGGAAGAAACAGCCGCACAACTAGAAGAAAAGGAAGCGGTGAAAGCAGAAGAAGAAAACGTTGCTCCACAACAAGAAGCAAAAGTATCGATTGGATCGATGAAAGAAAAAGATGCTGATGAAATGAAAGAAGAAATAGATGAAAACGAAAAACAAAAAGTAAAGAGTGAAAATGCATTGTACTTAACGAAACTATTTGCGAAGAATCAAGAAGAGGAATTTACGAAAGTAAAAATTTGCATCGTTCAGCAAGGAGATTCGTTGGACAAGATCGCCGAGCGGTACGATATAACCGTCCAGCAGCTGCTTCGTGTCAACCAATTGGAAAGCCCTGAGGAAATCCATGAAGGGCAATTGTTATATATACCGGCGCTAGCGGGAAGCCGCTCTTCGTAG